Genomic DNA from Dermacentor variabilis isolate Ectoservices chromosome 6, ASM5094787v1, whole genome shotgun sequence:
TGCATGGACACTTTTCCCTGGCCTGACCCGAGCCAGTGCCATGCACTGGTCCACCCTTGTCTAGCTCAGCTAGGTTTGTCCTGTTAGCCCTTCAGCCTCAGTGTAGCATGATCCACCTCTCTGTTGTTATGAAGATGCCAACTGCATACGTATTTGCTAGATACAAATCTTGCTAAGCAGTTTTCCACTTGCATTGCTGCCgacaagtggcaaaaaaaaataattttttttttaatttttggcagCAGCGAATAATTTGCCACCTTACATTACTTTAGCTGTGGTCATAGtaatgcaagcaaaaaaaaaaataattagaaaATTTATCAGAGCAATGAAATTAATTGAcatggaaggaaataaattatggatatgcattcaccaattatgttgcacgttaaggtgtagtccaaccgactaatgatttccatttaatttctttattcattgttcaagcaagttgaatgaagttgtgtaattcattgcataattacatcagcatgaatgaattcttgattgaaagttttcttcaataaatacttGAAGGGGGGATGCTGCGAAATTTCTCGTTGGTGAAGGGGatttgaaaaacagaaaagaatgtaATGTCTCACCACAATGTCGATGGGATTGGTGGATGAACAGGCGACCAGAGTGTGGTGGCTCCGGTttgaagagggaaggcaggcggcGGCAGATGGTGATGGCGTTCTGaccaggcagctgggcgtagaactcgggcccatagcccgactgctctcgttctgCTCATGGGCGCAGAAACTCGCCGGTTTCGAGCAGCCGTTCACGATCGGGTAGAGTGGTGAAgcccaggaacgggttggcaggaggtcccagttgggtgaagtcctggtggctcgggtccgcaaCCTGCCGGTCAGTCTTGAACTCCcagtccggtggccgaccttctcttggcgtcgcttcctagaactctcccttctgccagcgcacctcgcttttctgctgctctcgtcgatttttcgtttcctgattggcccctggaagctccgtgttttcttctgattggatgcattttcattttattatttttttttcttgtgctgcgtgctcacgtgccggacgctcttcaacGTTGTCTTCCATCCAGTACGGAATTCGCCTCTGCGCGCACATTCTTTCTCGTCTGCTTATTGTCTCTCTCCATCTGCTGCACCGTGTCACACACTACACACCACACTATGTAGTACAGacattcatattattacgatctcatcgagagatgctcaagagatgagccgccgcgaggaagagatgaagtgtgtctgggctcatggcgtgagcgagtgtcggcctggctgtctggctccagtgtaaatagcatgtaaatagcctctttcatctgtgtatttcgtctgtgtctgtgcaacattctggtggaggttagcgatccccgtcctcgtcacggcactccaaagtggtcggtacatcgagcttgtcaccgtaCCTCCCAGTGACGAGACCGCATCTGCAatggcttcagcttgtccgactgctcttatcgtcatggttgcccaacatcgtgaccctggtctcttctgtggcctggagggacaggacgttgatgattggctcaagctctatgaatgcgccagtgctaataacaggtgaaatccaacaattatgcttgctaatgtaatcttttatctcggtggcaccccacgcaTGCGACTCTGAACGCATGACGAGATAACgagctgggacagtttcaaagtaaagctacGAGAACTGTTTAGCGACCCCtttgggcgcaaggttgccgcgagaaaggctcttgcgccttgtgaccagacatctacagagccatacgtttgatacatcctagacgtcttggctctttgccacaaagcccaccatactatgtctgaagcagataaggtggctaaaaggcatcgcctacgacgctttcaattttcttgttttcggcaacgtctttcctatcggcgccatgacaaattaataccgtcgccttgaacaagctaagagccgccgtatcacacaccacatcacgcagctacccaacagtgctgctacgtcgacatgtgagggtcgaccacatcaggcgaccacctgtgatgaccgaacccgtattgttcgccgccagctcgaggccacctgttggccagccttctctgcaacacctcccgacccgctagcaaccacaattgccaggattcaggccgtcgtcagacaggaatttgagaacatgggtctgaactccgtgtgttgcacgtctcaacccagcgttcccccgttctctagcggccctcctcgtccccggcactccttttctgccacatatcgcaacccgtccaaatggcgtacccctgatgacaagccgatctgcttccactgctgtcgcatcgaccacgttgcttgtcactgccgcaaccaatggccaccacctcctcggacatacgcctgcgcttattcctgcacctttggacctactgttccctatgccacccgcctagaacccactgccgctgatgccccacctccgaaccttcgctacagccactcgccctcatCTCAATGCCATTAGTCTCGTACGCCCAAGGCCCGTCGCTTCTCCTCGCCGCCTATTGCCTCCTGGATGCAGCCAAAAAACTAGGCAccacagcttctggaggtgaagctgtgttgtcgaccctgccctcaaattctctgctcatgttacctacgaaccaaaactttcttgacgttgacgggtaTCCTGTGTTACGTTCGACCAGCAGGTGCTGGCGATCTTCGAGGAAGGGACC
This window encodes:
- the LOC142586047 gene encoding uncharacterized protein LOC142586047 isoform X1; the encoded protein is MRGRQDQKAASEVADASRRKTDLCSRCSLAASAMLAQGENALATLPSASTVILAQPPWPQKRPGSRCWATMTIRAVGQAEAIADAVSSLGGTVTSSMYRPLWSAVTRTGIANLHQNVAQTQTKYTDERGYLHAIYTGARQPGRHSLTP